Proteins found in one Quercus robur chromosome 2, dhQueRobu3.1, whole genome shotgun sequence genomic segment:
- the LOC126713337 gene encoding transcription factor CPC-like isoform X1, whose product MDKRPRKQAKTRCSTSEAEVSSIEWDFIKMTEQEEDLICRMYRLVGDRWDLIAGRIPGRKPEDIERFWIMRHGEVFAEKRNKHRTKNS is encoded by the exons ATGGACAAACGTCCTCGGAAACAAGCCAAGACCAGGTGCTCCACGTCAGAAG CAGAAGTGAGCAGTATTGAGTGGGATTTCATAAAGATGACTGAACAAGAAGAGGATCTCATCTGTAGGATGTACAGACTTGTTGGAGACAG GTGGGATTTGATAGCAGGTCGGATTCCAGGGCGAAAACCAGAAGATATAGAGAGGTTTTGGATAATGAGACATGGTGAGGTATTTgcagagaaaagaaacaagcaTAGGACCAAGAATTCATAA
- the LOC126713337 gene encoding transcription factor CPC-like isoform X2 has product MDKRPRKQAKTRCSTSEEVSSIEWDFIKMTEQEEDLICRMYRLVGDRWDLIAGRIPGRKPEDIERFWIMRHGEVFAEKRNKHRTKNS; this is encoded by the exons ATGGACAAACGTCCTCGGAAACAAGCCAAGACCAGGTGCTCCACGTCAGAAG AAGTGAGCAGTATTGAGTGGGATTTCATAAAGATGACTGAACAAGAAGAGGATCTCATCTGTAGGATGTACAGACTTGTTGGAGACAG GTGGGATTTGATAGCAGGTCGGATTCCAGGGCGAAAACCAGAAGATATAGAGAGGTTTTGGATAATGAGACATGGTGAGGTATTTgcagagaaaagaaacaagcaTAGGACCAAGAATTCATAA